Part of the Methanobacterium alcaliphilum genome is shown below.
TACCCCTATTTATTGAAGATAAAATAATTGGTTCACTGAATATTTACTCCCCTGAAGAAGATGCATTTGATGATGAAGAATTAAATCTTCTTAATGAACTATCTGAAGATATATCCTTTTTTTTAGAATCTCAAAAATTGAGAGATAAACATGACCATGCAGTGCATAACTTAAAAAACAGCAAAATTAGATTAAAAAATATGATAAACACTGCTCCTTTCGGAGCTCATGTTTTTAAATTAAATAATAATGATAAATTGATTTTAAAGGGATACAACTCATCTGCAGATAAAATACTAGGCATTGATCATGAAAAATTTATCGGAAAATCAGTTGAAGAAGCATTTCCTGAATTAATAAGTAGTGAACTACCCAAAATATATCGCAAAACCGCCCTAAAATGGGAAGATAGTGTCGAAGACAAAATAGAATATTATTCACCCAATATTAAAAGCATATTTGATATCCGGTTAGTGAATACTGGAAAAAGAGAAGTCACTGTATTTTTTATAGATATTACGCAAGTTAAAAAAGCTCAAATTGCTTTAGAAAAAAGTGAAGAGAAATTTAGATTACTTGCAGAAAATTCACAGGACATCATTTATCGTATGTCACTACCCGAAGGTGAATATGAATATATATCCCCTTCATCAACAGATATCTTTGGATATTCTCCACAAGAATTTTATAAAAATCCCCTTATTCTTAATAAAATTATTCATCCAGAATGGCGCCAATACTTCCAAATACAATGGAATAACTTGCTTAAAGGAAAAGTGCCTGCTTTTTACGAATTTGAGATAATAGATAAACAGGGAAATGTTAAATGGATTCACCAAAGAAATACGCTTATTAAAGATTTAAAAGGTCAAGCAAAATATATTCAGGGCATAGTTAGTGATTTAACTGAAAAAAAGAAAATGGAAGATAAATTAAAAGAAAGCGAAAGGCGTTATCGAAACATTTTTGAGAATTCCGATGAAGGAATATACCAAAGCACCCCTGAAGGAAAATATATCAGTTTAAATCCTGCATTTGCCCATATGGCAGGTTATAAAAATCCTCAAGAAATGATTGAAACTGTGAAAAACATTGCTGAACTTTATGTGGATCCCCAACAAAGAGAAGAAATCAAAAAAACTCTAAAAGAAAAAGGAGTTCTAAGAGATTATATTGCACAGATCTATCAAAAAAATGGGGAAAAAATTTGGGTTTCTATTTATGCTAAGGCCATAAAAGACGAAGACAACATATTATATTATGAAGGAACTACTCAAGATATTACTGAAAAAAAGAAAATGGAAGATGCCTTAAAAGAAAGCGAAGAAAAATATAGGAATATTGTTGAAGCCGCTAATGAAGGAATATGGGCTATGAATAAAAATTTCATTACAACCTTTGTTAACCGCCAGATGGCTGAAATACTGGGATATGAAATCGAAGAAATTCTTGGAAAAAATATTACATTTTTTATGTTAGAAGAAGAATTAAACAAGCATAACCAGCGAATGAAAAACCGGATAAGAGGATTACCGGACAAATATATATGTAAATTTCGGCGAAAAAATGGTGATGAACTATGGGCAATAGTATCTGCCACTCCTTTAAAAAACAAGAATGGAGAATTTGACGGATCATTTGCAATGTTAACTGACATCACTCCTCAAAAGGAATATGAAGAAAAAATCAAAACTGCTCTTAAAGAAAAAGAACTTTTACTCAGTGAAATACATCACCGTGTGAAAAATAATATGCAAATAATCTCTAGCTTATTAAATCTCCAAAATTCTTATTTAAACGATGAAAGAGATCTTGAGTTATTTATTGAAAGTCAAAACCGTGTTAAGTCAATGGCACTAATACATGAAAAACTTTATCGTTCGAAAGACCTTGTTGAAATTGATTTTGGAGAATATATCCGAGATTTAGTTTATTATCTTTTCTACACTTATATTGACGATCCCGAAAGAATAAAACTCGATTTTGATACAGATATTTTGAATTTAAACCTTGAAACATCCATTCCATGCGGAATTATAATTAATGAATTGGTTACTAATTCACTAAAACATGCTTTTCCAGGAAAAATGAAGGGAATTATAACCACCACTCTTAAAAAAGAGAATAACGAATTTATTCTGAGTATAAAAGATAATGGTATTGGTTTTCCAGACAATATTGATTTCAAAAATATGGATTCACTAGGGCTGCGGCTGGTAATTAATCTTGTTGATCAAATTGACGGAACGATCAGTATGGCCTGCAACTGTGGAACAGAATTCCGAATTAAATTTAAAGAATTGATTTATGAAAAAAGAGTATAGTCTATAAAAAAAGTAATTAAATTTGAATATTGCCTTAGATTAGATTCAGTTTAATCACCATGGAGATCACTGAGTAATTTACCCCCCACCCCAACATCTTCTAATGGTACTTCTCGAATAATTATAGTTATTGTATTTTCAGGAAGACCCATAATTTCACTGGAAATTTTTGTTATTGATTCGACAAGGTTTCTTTTTTGATCTCTA
Proteins encoded:
- a CDS encoding PAS domain S-box protein, giving the protein MSLNILIVEDEAITALDIKKKLEYWGYKVPKIAHTGVDAIKYAENTNPDIILMDIILKGKMDGIETAKAIKRNFDIPVIYLTAHSEDKIMTRAKHTHPYGYLIKPIDEKELHFALDSAIFKHKTEKKLEKSNRALRMISECNQAIVRIKNTDILLNKICRIIVEEGDYKLAWIGMAQDDETKSIKPAAQYGFDDGYLEQLNFSWGENKYGNGPAGRSIRNAEISIFKDLSHNPDFEPWRKLALKRGYNSIVALPLFIEDKIIGSLNIYSPEEDAFDDEELNLLNELSEDISFFLESQKLRDKHDHAVHNLKNSKIRLKNMINTAPFGAHVFKLNNNDKLILKGYNSSADKILGIDHEKFIGKSVEEAFPELISSELPKIYRKTALKWEDSVEDKIEYYSPNIKSIFDIRLVNTGKREVTVFFIDITQVKKAQIALEKSEEKFRLLAENSQDIIYRMSLPEGEYEYISPSSTDIFGYSPQEFYKNPLILNKIIHPEWRQYFQIQWNNLLKGKVPAFYEFEIIDKQGNVKWIHQRNTLIKDLKGQAKYIQGIVSDLTEKKKMEDKLKESERRYRNIFENSDEGIYQSTPEGKYISLNPAFAHMAGYKNPQEMIETVKNIAELYVDPQQREEIKKTLKEKGVLRDYIAQIYQKNGEKIWVSIYAKAIKDEDNILYYEGTTQDITEKKKMEDALKESEEKYRNIVEAANEGIWAMNKNFITTFVNRQMAEILGYEIEEILGKNITFFMLEEELNKHNQRMKNRIRGLPDKYICKFRRKNGDELWAIVSATPLKNKNGEFDGSFAMLTDITPQKEYEEKIKTALKEKELLLSEIHHRVKNNMQIISSLLNLQNSYLNDERDLELFIESQNRVKSMALIHEKLYRSKDLVEIDFGEYIRDLVYYLFYTYIDDPERIKLDFDTDILNLNLETSIPCGIIINELVTNSLKHAFPGKMKGIITTTLKKENNEFILSIKDNGIGFPDNIDFKNMDSLGLRLVINLVDQIDGTISMACNCGTEFRIKFKELIYEKRV
- the dmpI gene encoding 4-oxalocrotonate tautomerase DmpI gives rise to the protein MPIIHIDSNELSRDQKRNLVESITKISSEIMGLPENTITIIIREVPLEDVGVGGKLLSDLHGD